A region from the Salvia splendens isolate huo1 chromosome 15, SspV2, whole genome shotgun sequence genome encodes:
- the LOC121767732 gene encoding formin-like protein 14: protein MSLLSRFFYKRPPDGLLELSDRVYVFDSCFSTEVLPEDIYRLYLHEIINELHEEFPESSFLAFNFREGEKRSQFAEILCEYDVTVMDYPRQYEGCPLLPLSLIHHFLRASESWLSLGNFQNVVLLHCERGGWPLLAFVLSSFLVFRKLHSGERKTLEMVYREGPKGLLQLLSPLNPFPSQLRYLQYISRRNISPEWPPPERPLSLDCIILRSIPRFDNQKGCRPIVRVFGRNLLSKDGLSTQMLYSMHKKGRHVRHYRQKDSDVIKIDIQCLVQGDVVLECVHFDLDPEREVMMFRIMFNTAFIRSNILMLNSENLDILWDSKARFPKGFRAEVLFGDVESRSPPKAHTPMLNGEEKGGLPIEAFSRVQEFFNGVDWVDSNDDAALWLLKQLTVLNDVKDLSMLRRISGYSSPLDSEEENNASSIADSLDLLDAEKAIAPDFNLLDDRSSFDSTLEDASELRTYDNQIKPIRSTPIDLIQSLTTDDRQLDSHAIRGTLKEMESSDAELLTNLQPPLQTCSSSDSVTGHSQLPITDSKELPSSSPTGSSEGLLLPAPFSHDSSMDIPSHPPLHPLISSSNTVPPPPPPPPLPRIHAPAIDPPSRGSVTIPPPPPPTNSGSVVSPLPPPTPKTAPPPPPPPPPPPRSTTSPPQPPPPTAKPTTSSPPPPPPPPPPVNPSGGVLIATSPPTPPPLPPPSSCDVLAAPPPPPPLLGHGSAPAPPPPPPPPLLGRSPTPPPPPPPPLPGNPTHSPPPPPPAPPLPPQLPSRSSGATPPAPPPPLPPQLPSRSSGATPPAPPPPPASRGLAPVPPPPPPPGRGSAPVPPPPPPSDRGSAPPPPPPGRGLAPAPPPPPPGRVSAPAPPPPPPAPPPPPPGRGSAPAPPPPPTVLGAAPPPPPGHGLRSAPPPPGGKSSSVPPPPALGRGRVLPSAKGRSSSSSIPPKKTSLKPLHWVKVTRAMQGSLWADAPKQDSQSKAPEIDISELESLFSVASASDGANKGAGARGSKINKPEKVQLVDLRRAYNCEIMLTKIKIPLPDMNNAILALDSSALDIDQVENLIKFCPTKEEMETLKNYSGDKEMLGKCEQFFLELMKVPRVESKLRVFAFTITFNTQVKDLKVNLHTINDAAREVKESVKLRKIMQTILTLGNALNQGTARGSAIGFKLDSLLKLSDTRARNNKMTLMHYLCKILSEKMPELLDFSKDLGHLEPASKIQLKTLAEEMQAVSKGLEKVEQELAAAENDGAVSSGFRKVLTSFLHIADAEVRSLVNLYSEVGRNADTLSKYFGEDPARCPFEQVTQTLAVFTKLFNKAHDENEQQAEAEKKKLEKEALKEQVATNSPAWKDSPARKEGIDALRAKINARNQKQAS from the exons ATGTCATTACTAAGTAGATTCTTCTACAAAAGACCTCCAGACGGTTTGCTCGAACTTTCAGACAGAGTATACG TTTTTGATTCCTGTTTCTCAACTGAAGTACTGCCAGAGGATATATACCGACTTTACTTGCACGAAATCATTAATGAGTTACATGAAGAATTCCCAGAATCCTCATTTCTTGCATTTAATTTTCGGGAAGGAGAGAAGAGGAGCCAGTTTGCAGAGATTTTATGTGAATATGATGTCACTGTTATGGATTATCCAAGGCAGTATGAGGGTTGCCCCTTGCTGCCGCTATCTTTAATTCATCATTTTCTTCGCGCGAGTGAGAGTTGGCTTTCTCTTGGGAATTTCCAAAATGTGGTGTTGCTCCATTGTGAAAGAGGAGGTTGGCCGCTGCTTGCTTTTGTTTTATCTAGCTTCTTGGTTTTTAGGAAGTTGCATAGTGGTGAAAGAAAGACTCTTGAAATGGTTTATCGCGAAGGTCCAAAAGGTTTGTTGCAGCTATTATCCCCGTTGAATCCGTTTCCATCTCAGCTTAGGTACCTCCAATACATATCAAGAAGAAACATATCCCCCGAGTGGCCTCCGCCTGAGAGGCCTCTATCATTAGACTGTATCATTCTTCGTTCAATTCCAAGGTTTGATAATCAGAAAGGGTGCAGACCGATTGTCCGTGTTTTCGGTAGAAATCTCCTTAGTAAAGATGGACTATCAACCCAAATGCTTTATTCCATGCATAAGAAGGGCAGACATGTTCGTCATTATCGCCAG AAAGATAGTGATGTCATCAAGATTGATATACAGTGTTTAGTGCAAGGGGATGTGGTATTGGAATGCGTCCACTTTGACTTAGATCCAGAAAGGGAAGTTATGATGTTCCGTATTATGTTCAATACAGCTTTTATTAGGTCTAATATATTGATGCTCAACTCTGAGAACTTGGATATCCTTTGGGACTCAAAGGCCAGGTTTCCTAAAGGCTTTAGGGCTGAG GTGCTATTTGGAGATGTTGAGAGCCGCTCTCCCCCCAAAGCTCATACGCCAATGTTGAATGGAGAGGAGAAAGGTGGACTGCCCATTGAAGCTTTTTCCAGGGTGCAAGAGTTTTTTAATGGTGTGGATTGGGTTGATAGTAATGATGATGCTGCATTATGGTTACTTAAGCAGTTAACTGTGTTGAATGATGTCAAGGATTTGTCGATGCTGAGGAGGATAAGTGGTTATTCATCACCTCTTGATTCTGAAGAAGAAAACAATGCTTCCAGCATTGCTGATAGTCTTGATTTACTGGACGCAGAGAAAGCCATTGCACCCGACTTCAATTTGCTGGATGATCGTTCATCTTTCGATTCTACTTTAGAGGATGCCTCTGAACTCAGGACCTATGATAATCAAATTAAGCCAATAAGGTCGACCCCTATTGATCTTATCCAGTCTTTGACTACTGATGACAGGCAGTTAGATTCTCATGCTATTCGTGGAACTTTAAAGGAAATGGAAAGTTCGGATGCTGAACTTTTAACTAATCTTCAGCCACCATTGCAAACCTGCTCGTCTTCTGATTCTGTTACAGGGCATTCTCAACTACCTATCACTGATAGCAAGGAACTTCCTTCATCTTCTCCCACTGGTTCGTCTGAAGGGCTGCTACTGCCAGCTCCTTTTTCACATGATAGTTCTATGGACATCCCCTCTCATCCACCACTTCATCCTTTAATCAGTTCCAGTAATACCGTACCCCCACCCCCACCCCCACCTCCACTACCTCGTATTCATGCTCCAGCAATAGATCCACCTTCTCGTGGTTCAGTCACAATccctcctccacctcctcctACAAATAGTGGTTCAGTAGTTTCTCCACTTCCACCTCCTACACCAAAAAcagctccacctccaccaccacctccacctccacctccgaGGTCAACAACATCCCCACCTCAACCACCACCTCCAACTGCCAAGCCAACAACATCctcgcctccaccaccaccaccaccaccaccacctgtTAATCCTTCCGGTGGTGTGTTAATAGCAACTTCACCTCCAACACCACCTCCGCTGCCGCCACCTTCGAGTTGTGATGTATTAGcagctccacctccacctccaccattGCTAGGACATGGTTCAGCACCTGCTCCACCCCCACCCCCACCTCCGCCGCTTCTTGGACGAAGTCCaactccacctccacctccacctccaccgctTCCTGGGAATCCAACACATTCTCCACCCCCACCTCCACCCGCTCCTCCTCTACCTCCACAACTGCCTTCTCGTAGTTCAGGAGCAACTCCACCTGCACCACCACCTCCTCTACCTCCACAACTGCCTTCTCGTAGTTCAGGAGCAACTCCACCtgcaccaccacctcctcctgCAAGTCGTGGCCTAGCACCTGTCCCACCTCCGCCACCTCCTCCAGGCCGTGGTTCAGCACCTGTCCCACCTCCGCCACCTCCTTCAGACCGTGGTTCAGccccacctccaccacctcctgGTCGTGGTTTAGCACCTGccccacctccaccacctcctgGCCGTGTTTCAGCTCCTGccccacctccaccacctcctgCCCCACCCCCACCACCTCCTGGACGTGGCTCAGCTCCtgctccacctccaccacctacTGTTCTAGGTGCAgcacctcctccacctccagGTCATGGTTTACGATCTGCTCCTCCACCTCCTGGAGGAAAGAGCTCCAGTGTACCTCCACCTCCAGCTTTAGGAAGAGGCAGAGTTTTGCCCTCAGCGAAAGGAAGAAGTTCTAGTTCTTCAATCCCCCCTAAGAAAACTTCCCTGAAGCCCTTACATTGGGTGAAAGTTACTCGAGCAATGCAAGGGAGCTTGTGGGCTGATGCTCCAAAACAAGATAGTCAGTCAAA GGCACCTGAAATTGATATTTCTGAACTTGAGAGCCTTTTCTCAGTGGCTTCTGCTTCAGATGGTGCTAACAAGGGCGCAGGCGCACGTGGTTCCAAAATAAATAAGCCAGAAAAAGTGCAATTG GTTGATTTGCGTAGAGCCTATAACTGTGAAATCATGCTCACGAAAATTAAGATACCCCTTCCAGATATGAAT aATGCCATCCTGGCTTTGGATTCCTCTGCATTGGACATTGATCAAGTTGAAAATCTTATAAAATTCTGTCCTACTAAAGAAGAAATGGAGACACTAAAG AATTACAGCGGGGACAAGGAGATGCTAGGAAAGTGCGAACAG TTTTTCCTGGAACTAATGAAAGTTCCACGAGTTGAATCCAAATTAAGAGTATTTGCTTTCACAATAACTTTTAATACTCAG GTGAAGGACCTAAAAGTTAACTTGCACACAATCAATGATGCTGCTAGGGAG GTTAAGGAGTCTGTGAAGTTACGAAAAATCATGCAAACAATCCTTACACTGGGAAATGCACTAAACCAGGGTACTGCTAGAG GCTCTGCTATTGGATTCAAGTTGGATAGTCTTCTTAAACTTTCTGATACGCGTGcaagaaataacaaaatgacCTTAATGCATTACCTATGTAAG ATCCTGTCTGAGAAGATGCCAGAGTTGCTAGACTTCAGTAAGGATCTTGGACATTTGGAACCAGCATCCAAG ATACAATTAAAGACTCTGGCTGAAGAAATGCAAGCTGTTAGCAAAggccttgagaaggttgaacaGGAACTAGCTGCAGCAGAGAATGATGGTGCTGTATCCTCTGGCTTTCGGAAG GTGTTAACAAGTTTTCTCCATATTGCTGACGCGGAAGTTAGGTCACTTGTCAACCTTTACTCTGAAGTG GGGAGAAATGCAGATACACTGTCAAAGTATTTTGGCGAAGACCCAGCAAGATGTCCCTTTGAGC